One Purpureocillium takamizusanense chromosome 1, complete sequence genomic window carries:
- a CDS encoding uncharacterized protein (EggNog:ENOG503NZ62) — translation MARRQQDRGRTRPSTSGRSEPSRGRRAGWRAVPAGPEEPGPAASGGRSRHSARRQHMKTFLHLESAPSSPASSLASLTANDWTCVGDNDVSFLLSSPTSSTSATDNSIMSARTTTTGAAAASGATANTIATADLGARQIAPLSTSVTDFTESAPSAMVCSPATSTASSGVSKPGVLRHRHSMHPTLQYSRQLRFQESAAHEDGDAHGRQRMESLGPYDGGRDTTQHNASCSPNLRHRSQQSVRRDDSSTRPDRRPWSPANGQRSLQTKNGGQRVGQGASNILQTPSEESSYLASDYTPPSTAMTREQFEALPATVQRKYFSTLERLRFAQDPHPRDGPLPHPELLAAHHRAVSAPRETGTGRPPLRFGFSSNELDDAPHRHSQLSHLPARVYDDLTDWAPPRRQQSAEPLAPLRRRKSVILDATDEAYLRIGKRKSQSFKPEAPSDELQHSNMFSTRSQGREPAEFKQTRDSIYDSFRWLEEDDDLDLRLYLDDYHMNLREEVPVPTKNWRPSFRRHLSISKRPFGKGSVSLSRPATKDSNLGPLSTGSPIGSTPGSPGHVRRRSRTLSLMSSNKQSARSDSPPSIDPAASHYQDPDARMKLRVYLASPHKFDEAIEFGFPSIDEVQDKENSVHAGAHRLRTFLEDDASSVYSEASIAEPESPKTPETLDKQLRLRPTRISQDRGAEPKLDYAQAPASSREMTLRMTLTRPDLRVDDEQIYGWQKRHATRRSQTRDEPHSPPPFSSDGHSKETIERQFAAMDQEYLSSDNGVVKRFWNRMRRT, via the exons ATGGCTCGGCGACAACAGGACCGGGGCCGTACCCGACCCAGCACCAGCGGTCGCTCTGAGCCAAGCCGCGGTCGACGTGCAGGATGGCGAGCAGTCCCGGCAGGGCCAGAGGAACCAGGACCGGCAGCCAGCGGAGGCCGCAGTCGTCAttcggcccgccgccagcataTGAAAACCTTTCTGCATCTCGAGAGCGCGCCTTCGTCTCCAGCAAGCAGTCTGGCCTCTCTGACAGCCAACGACTGGACTTGCGTCGGGGACAACGATGTCAGCTtcttgctgtcgtcgcccacATCGAGCACCTCAGCCACCGACAACAGCATCATGAGTGCCAGGACCACCACAAcgggagcggccgcggcgtctgGCGCCACAGCCAACACTATCGCCACAGCCGACCTGGGCGCCCGCCAAATAGCTCCGTTGTCGACTTCGGTTACAGACTTCACAGAGAGCGCTCCTTCGGCGATGGTCTGCAGCCCCGCCACGAGCACTGCGAGCAGTGGCGTCAGCAAGCCTGGAGTCCTGCGCCACCGTCACTCGATGCATCCAACACTCCAGTACAGCCGGCAGCTTCGCTTTCAGGAATCGGCAGCCcacgaagacggcgatgctcatggccgccaacGCATGGAGAGCCTTGGGCCctacgacggcggccgtgacaCTACCCAACACAACGCTTCGTGCAGCCCCAATCTCCGGCACCGATCCCAGCAGAGCGTCCGACGTGACGATTCCAGCACCAGGCCAGACCGACGTCCTTGGTCCCCCGCAAACGGGCAACGATCGCTGCAAACTAAGAATGGAGGCCAGAGGGTAGGGCAAGGTGCTTCCAATATCTTGCAAACCCCCTCGGAAGAGTCTTCGTACCTAGCGAGCGACTACAcaccgccctcgaccgccaTGACCAGAGAACAATTCGAGGCATTGCCAGCCACGGTTCAACGGAAG TACTTTTCCACACTTGAGCGTCTACGTTTTGCTCAAGACCCTCATCCTCGTGACGGTCCCCTTCCTCACCCCGAGCTTCTCGCAGCGCACCATCGTGCCGTGTCCGCGCCTCGAGAAACAGGCACTGGACGGCCTCCATTGCGATTCGGCTTTAGCTCcaacgagctcgacgacgctcccCATCGTCACTCACAGCTCAGTcacctgcccgcccgcgtctaCGACGACCTGACTGATTGGGCCCCtccgcgacgacagcaaaGCGCGGAGCCGTTGGCACCCCTTCGTCGCCGCAAAAGTGTAATCTTGGACGCCACCGACGAGGCGTACCTGCGCATCGGAAAGCGGAAGTCACAGAGCTTCAAACCCGAAGCCCCGTCagacgagctgcagcactCCAACATGTTCTCAACAAGGTCCCAAGGGCGAGAGCCAGCGGAGTTCAAACAGACCAGAGATTCTATCTACGACAGCTTCCGCTggctcgaggaggatgacgaccTGGACCTTCGGCTTTACCTCGATGACTACCACATGAATCTGAGGGAGGAGGTGCCTGTGCCCACCAAGAATTGGCGACCATCATTCCGTCGTCACCTTTCCATCTCCAAGCGTCCGTTCGGAAAAGGCTCGGTTTCTCTGAGCCGACCAGCAACCAAGGACAGCAACCTCGGACCTTTATCGACAGGCTCGCCGATTGGGTCTACTCCGGGATCTCCTGGGCACGTACGCCGAAGATCCCGGACCTTGTCATTGATGTCGTCCAACAAGCAGAGCGCTCGGTCCGACTCACCACCCTCCATAGATCCTGCAGCTTCCCATTACCAGGATCCCGATGCGCGGATGAAGCTTCGCGTCTATTTGGCGTCGCCTCACAAATTCGATGAGGCCATAGAATTCGGCTTCCCGTCTATTGACGAAGTgcaggacaaggagaacAGCGTGCACGCGGGAGCACACAGACTGCGGACATTTTTGGAGGACGACGCGTCTTCGGTCTATAGTGAGGCATCGATTGCGGAGCCCGAGTCGCCCAAGACGCCGGAGACTCTGGACAAGCAGCTGCGTCTCCGACCGACTCGCATCAGCCAAGACCGTGGCGCCGAGCCCAAGCTGGATTATGCGCAGGcacccgcctcgtcgcgggaAATGACGCTGCGAATGACGTTGACACGGCCCGACCTCCGAGTCGACGATGAGCAAATATATGGCTGGCAGAAGCGTCATGCCACGCGACGGTCACAGACGCGAGACGAGCCTCACTCACCCCCACCCTTCTCGAGCGATGGACACTCCAAGGAGACCATCGAGAGGCAGTTTGCTGCCATGGACCAAGAGTACCTCTCCAGCGACAACGGAGTGGTGAAGCGTTTCTGGAACCGTATGCGCCGCACTTGA
- the VPS10 gene encoding vacuolar protein sorting/targeting protein PEP1 (SECRETED:SignalP(1-29~SECRETED:cutsite=ALA-KD~SECRETED:prob=0.8820)~EggNog:ENOG503NUWY~COG:U~TransMembrane:3 (n15-25c29/30o1106-1125i1389-1410o1438-1461i)), translating into MRPRAMASPAAAWRLLLAVSILWAALALAKDAPDMTVNTFDHPPLYLSYFEDSDSVVFHDVEEGNVYRSKDAGVKWERVTAVPEGKSLFLVMHQFDPKTAFIMTASETHFKTEDRGETWTKFQTGALPSKFQPETLVFHAGDPNRIIFNAMNCEDIFCEERAMYTIDGFKTTKVLRPFTAGCWWTKSSREFTTGDADLDKSRILCVVRDRLSFYKTDQRLLVSDSFFAAKDGAKNQFDEFEPNVDTNKGVPGVLNVAVVKKYLMVATSAARTDEMALFVTDDTLRWHRAMFPKDESHDHSHRINQEAYTVLEGTNYSIQIDVMTSHPSNPMGVLFTSNSNGTYFTENIPYTNRNRKGHVDFEKISGIQGVFLVNTVENGAEVQKKGRAKEKVIVSQITFDDGRTFHKIKAGDARLHLHSVTELDNVGRVFSSPAPGLVMGNGNTGDSLGKFLDANLFVSDNAGLTWKKALDGPHKYEFGDSGSVLVAVKDSSKEDVKEFSYSLDHGENWKQVALPNDLTFKPDLLTTTQDSTSLKFILLGEKKRTYHMVAINFDGLHERTCGDGDMEDWHARVDGDGKPTCIMGHKQTYRRRKKTADCFVKNEFKDPVAKSEKCECSDADFECDYNFQRDEDGKTCKQIGPIPRPEGACKDNPDGTFQGSSGWRLIPGNTCNRPSGKQKDDTVERKCSEGGSKPLPPTTDKVSSTKVEFDNRLKDFQKIYLERGESSSSTDETLIVRPVEHVGDGMMKTEPKLWISHDHGKKFTRILKDEDVKGIYPHLYFKDVVYFTTPGHNVLYTVDRGESFHKFRAPTIPDHSEFPLSFHPDKKDWLIWVGKKCEEVGKDKTCFKEASISTDRGDNWRTLRRYAEKCEFTGHSAYKFRELKQIVCLVRKEEKNEGPMTIVSSDDFFEEDKTTHKGEVINFATMSEFIVLAGKDDKSDSLYPLASLDGKTYPRAHYPHNFREGHQNEYTLLDSSTHAINLFVRTEGGPDRQYGSIIKSNSDGTSYVLSAANVNCNEDTYVDFEKISGLEGVTLINVVTNTDKKEKTKTLQTKISHNDGSEWGYLAPPGKDADGKSYSCSSSKGDSSCALHLHHYTEREDKRRTFSAATAIGLLFGIGNVGSSLSDIKDADTFMSRDGGVSWTSVKKGHWTWRYGDQGSIIVLAQRATHASPAKTKIVSYSLDEGKTWKDYAFTDEEVTILDISTLDSGTSRNFLVWCKSGSGKTFSVNLDFTGLANKACEFKKDSEAGSDYYLWSPKHPLQDDDCLFGHVARYLRKKADRKCYNEQSIQRLYDHKDCQCSRRDYECAYNYELDNHGQCKLVRGLEPMSGKEWCTKHPNETSWFEPTGYRRVPLSTCQGGNELDKTSTEHPCEGYEDEFEKKHRTSGVAIFFAVVVPFALAGAVGWWVYRNWDGKFGQIRLGDQSSTFDSDRPWVKYPVIAVSAVAAVAAALPLIAASLWRSAAGSYNRVRGGGGGGGRDTSWFSSGPRRFTTRDSFARGRGDYAVVDDVEGELLGDESDEEI; encoded by the exons ATGAGGCCACGAGCCATGGcatcgccggcagcggcatggcGCCTTCTGCTCGCAGTCTCCATCctgtgggcggcgctggccctcgccaAGGATGCCCCCGACATGACCGTCAACACCTTTGACCACCCGCCCCTCTACCTGAGCTACTTTGAGGACAGCGACTCCGTCGTATTCCatgacgtcgaggagggcaacgTCTACCGATCCAAAGATGCCGGCGTCAAGTGGGAGCGCGTCACTGCTGTGCCCGAGGGCAAGtcgctcttcctcgtcatgcATCAATTCGACCCCAAGACGGCCTTCATCATGACCGCCAGCGAGACGCACTTCAAGACCGAGGATCGGGGCGAGACCTGGACCAAGTTTCAGACCGGCGCCCTCCCCAGCAAGTTCCAGCCCGAGACCCTCGTCTTCCACGCCGGAGACCCGAACCGTATAATATTCAATGCCATGAACTGCGAGGACATCTTCTGCGAGGAGCGGGCCATGTACACCATCGATGGCTTCAAGACCACCAAGGTACTGCGCCCCTTCACCGCCGGGTGCTGGTGGACCAAGTCGTCCAGGGAATTCACAACGGGCGATGCCGACCTTGACAAGTCGCGCATCCTCTGCGTCGTCAGGGACCGCCTGTCCTTTTACAAAACCGACCAGCGGCTGCTCGTCTCGGATTCCTTCTTCGCTGCCAAGGATGGCGCCAAGAACCAATTCGACGAATTCGAACCCAATGTCGACACGAACAAAGGTGTCCCCGGCGTCCTCAACGTGGCGGTCGTGAAGAAGTACCTCATGGTCGCCACGTCCGCGGCGCGAACCGACGAGATGGCGCTCTTCGTTACCGACGACACTCTCAGGTGGCACCGCGCCATGTTCCCCAAGGACGAAAGCCACGATCACTCCCATCGCATCAATCAAGAGGCTTACACGGTGCTCGAAGGAACAAACTACAGCATCCAGATCGACGTAATGACTTCGCACCCGTCCAACCCGATGGGTGTCCTCTTCACCAGCAACTCCAACGGCACTTACTTCACCGAGAACATCCCATACACGAACCGCAATCGCAAGGGTCACGTCGACTTCGAGAAGATTTCTGGCATCCAGGGCGTGTTCCTGGTCAATACTGTTGAAAACGGCGCCGAAGTCCAGAAGAAGGGAAGAGCCAAGGAAAAGGTCATCGTTTCTCAAATCACCTTTGACGATGGCAGGACCTTCCACAAAATCAAGGCCGGCGATGCCCGCTTGCATCTTCACTCCGTCACGGAGCTTGACAATGTTGGGCGCGTCTTCTCGAGCCCCGCCCCAGGCCTGGTCATGGGCAATGGCAATACGGGAGACTCTCTGGGCaagttcctcgacgccaacctTTTCGTCTCGGACAATGCCGGCTTGACCTGGAAGAAGGCCCTCGATGGCCCCCACAAGTACGAATTCGGCGATTCTGGCTCCGTACTTGTTGCTGTCAAGGACTCGAGTAAGGAGGATGTCAAGGAGTTTTCGTATTCTCTGGACCACGGCGAGAACTGGAAACAGGTTGCCTTGCCCAACGATCTCACTTTCAAGCCCGACCTGTTGACGACGACCCAAGACTCAACGAGCCTCAAGTTCATATTGTTgggcgagaagaagaggacTTACCACATGGTTGCCATCAACTTCGACGGGCTCCACGAACGCACCTGTGGTGACGGGGACATGGAGGACTGGCACGCGCGGGTGGATGGCGACGGAAAACCCACTTGCATCATGGGTCACAAGCAGACGtatcgccgccgcaagaAGACCGCTGACTGCTTCGTCAAGAACGAATTCAAGGACCCTGTTGCGAAGAGCGAGAAGTGTGAATGCTCCGATGCCGACTTTGAGTGCGATTACAATTTCCAGagagacgaagacggcaagACGTGCAAGCAAATCGGGCCCATCCCCAGGCCTGAAGGTGCGTGCAAGGACAATCCCGACGGAACGTTCCAGGGCTCCAGCGGTTGGCGGCTCATACCTGGAAACACGTGCAACAGGCCGAGTGGAAAGCAAAAGGACGACACCGTGGAAAGGAAATGCTCCGAGGGCGGATCCAAACCTCTACCTCCGACGACCGACAAGGTTTCAAGCACCAAGGTCGAATTCGACAACAGGCTCAAAGACTTTCAAAAAATCTACTTGGAGAGGGGCGAGTCGAGTTCTTCGACTGATGAGACACTCATCGTCAGGCCCGTCGAgcatgtcggcgatggcatGATGAAGACTGAGCCCAAGCTGTGGATCTCTCATGACCATGGCAAAAAGTTTACTCGCATCCTGAAGGACGAAGACGTTAAGGGCATCTATCCACACCTGTACTTCAAAGACGTGGTCTACTTCACGACCCCCGGCCATAACGTGCTGTATACCGTCGATCGCGGAGAAAGCTTCCACAAATTCAGGGCGCCCACGATACCGGATCATTCCGAGTTTCCCCTCAGTTTCCATCCGGACAAGAAGGATTGGCTGATTTGGGTGGGCAAGAAGTGCGAGGAGGTgggcaaggacaagacgTGCTTCAAGGAGGCATCCATTTCGACGGACCGCGGCGACAATTGGAGAACCCTTCGGCGGTACGCGGAGAAGTGCGAGTTTACAGGGCATTCAGCGTACAAGTTTCGCGAGCTGAAACAGATTGTTTGCCTCGTgcgcaaggaggagaagaacgAAGGGCCGATGACGATTGTTTCCAGCGACGACTTCTTCGAGGAAGACAAGACTACGCACAAAGGCGAGGTCATCAACTTTGCAACCATGAGCGAGTTCATCGTGCTGGCCGGCAAGGATGACAAGTCGGACAGCCTGTATCCCCTCGCCAGCCTTGACGGCAAGACATACCCCAGAGCCCACTATCCGCACAACTTCCGGGAGGGCCATCAGAACGAGTACACGCTGCTCGACAGTTCAACGCATGCCATCAACCTGTTTGTCCGAACCGAAGGTGGGCCGGACCGTCAGTACGGGTCCATCATCAAGAGCAACTCGGACGGCACCAGCTACGtcctcagcgccgccaaTGTCAACTGCAATGAGGATACGTATGTCGACTTTGAGAAGATATcgggcctcgagggcgtcacgTTGATCAACGTTGTCACCAACACGGATAAAAaggagaagacgaagacgctCCAGACCAAGATTTCGCACAACGATGGCTCGGAATGGGGCTAcctggcgccgccaggcAAGGATGCGGATGGGAAGTCATACTCGTGCAGCAGCTCCAAGGGAGACAGTTCCTGTGCGTTGCATCTCCACCACTACACGGAGCGAGAGGACAAGCGCCGGACGTTttcggcggccacggccattGGGCTCTTGTTCGGCATTGGTAATGTGGGCTCGAGCCTGAGCGACATCAAGGATGCGGACACCTTCATGTCGAGGGATGGGGGCGTCTCGTGGACGAGCGTCAAGAAGGGCCACTGGACATGGCGATATGGCGACCAAGGCTCCATCATTGTCCTGGCTCAAAGGGCAACCCATGCCAGTCCTGCCAAAACCAAGATTGTGTCGTACTCGCTCGACGAAGGCAAGACATGGAAGGATTACGCGTTTACAGACGAAGAGGTGACGATCCTGGACATCTCGACTCTGGACTCGGGCACCTCGCGCAACTTCCTCGTGTGGTGCAAGTCGGGCAGTGGAAAGACTTTCTCGGTGAACCTCGATTTCACGGGTCTAGCCAACAAGGCGTGCGAGTTCAAGAAGGACTCGGAGGCCGGCTCGGACTACTATCTCTGGTCGCCTAAGCACCCGCtccaggacgacgactgtCTCTTCGGACATGTGGCGAGATACCTGCGCAAGAAGGCGGATCGCAAGTGCTACAATGAGCAGAGCATCCAGCGGCTGTACGACCACAAAGACTGCCAATGCAGCCGCCGAGACTACGAATG TGCGTACAACTATGAACTTGACAACCACGGGCAGTGCAAGCTGGTGAGAGGTCTGGAGCCCATGTCAGGCAAGGAGTGGTGCACCAAGCACCCCAACGAAACGTCATGGTTCGAGCCGACGGGCTACCGCAGGGTGCCATTGTCGACGTGCCAGGGCGGCAACGAGCTCGACAAGACGTCGACGGAGCACCCCTGCGAGGGCTACGAGGATGAGTTTGAGAAGAAGCACCGCACGTCTGGGGTGGCCATCTTCTTtgccgtggtggtgccgttTGCCCTGGCCGGGGCCGTGGGCTGGTGGGTGTACCGTAACTGGGATGGCAAGTTTGGACAGATACGGCTCGGCGACCAGTCTTCGACGTTTGACAGCGACCGACCGTGGGTCAAGTAtcccgtcatcgccgtgtcggcggtggcggcggtggcggcggcgctgccgctgatTGCGGCGAGCCTCTGGCGATCGGCAGCCGGATCGTATAACAGAGtaagaggaggaggaggaggaggagggcgtgACACAAGCTGGTTCTCGAGCGGCCCACGGAGGTTCACGACCCGGGACAGCTTCGCgcgggggcgcggcgactACGCGgtcgtcgatgacgtcgagggcgagctgttGGGCGatgagagcgacgaggagataTGA
- a CDS encoding uncharacterized protein (EggNog:ENOG503Q4PE) — protein MAAAATYKQFLASPSSSLLADKATLHYVPTTTTLSGATEIIKHLNSLQKQVKKKKEEILNVVDGGNLIAVETDTGLEFQTSGGTYLPGLDDNFLTDRVAYLPIIHIVTFDNDGKIAQIRQQWDQGALLKQVEIIGKMGRNWPIKDSREQIAMIQSCLKASGKAMASASQDHNDVVIRTRGNSNNALRDPHASLQLFGNREELEAVEAAAVVSPYAGNRPRQRGFAEILGDEPHADEEEHRQRSVSPTKVGGGKNFQPMRIFEGQEHREEEEETPKNKGSTFIRPNPRKYEHFDFADGSDPQDHPERGVSQDERPRSKHDSQWSFDDFVTPHKPKPTKTYRHQDERHWDTEAKDDDEAGKPAGKGRRDAETHFELQDDGERLPHQNRPGTRPRGAMHNEGLGLYKNKLFDQEAATPGPKRALGNITNLKDRTKDFDAHFAMTDDSPAPEPQRSQNVPEARMKAVKMMDANWAAYDQSPTSQKENQPRAKTQENTKIHIAGDGMGGKKGTDRDWLYGGATEEKERIHIAGDGMGGKKGTDRNWLYGGDAEEEVPKPAPSRKGNAAASQKSFWDF, from the exons atggccgccgccgcaacctACAAGCAGTTCCTTGCCAGCCCTAGCTCCTCGCTGCTGGCAGACAAGGCGACCCTGCACTATgttcccaccaccaccacattGTCTGGCGCGACCGAAATTATCAAGCACCTAAACTCGCTCCAGAAGCaggtcaagaagaagaaggaggagattCTCAATGTCGTGGACGGTGGGAacctcatcgccgtcgagacaGACACGGGTCTGGAGTTCCAGACAAGCGGCGGAACCTACCTcccgggcctcgacgacaacttCCTCACCGATCGTGTCGCCTATCTGCCCATT ATCCACATCGTAACCTTTgacaacgacggcaagaTCGCACAGATTCGCCAGCAGTGGGACCAGGGCGCCCTCCTGAAGCAGGTTGAGATCATTGGCAAGATGGGTCGCAACTGGCCCATCAAGGATAGCAGGGAGCAAATTGCCATGATCCAATCGTGCCTGAAAGCATCTGGCAAGGCCATGGCTTCCGCCTCCCAGGACCACAATGACGTCGTCATTCGCACTCGCGGCAACTCCAACAACGCTCTTCGAGACCCCCATGCCTCGCTGCAGCTCTTCGGCAACcgggaggagctcgaggccgtcgaggccgccgccgtcgtgtcgCCTTATGCGGGCAACCGTCCCCGGCAGCGCGGCTTCGCTGAAATCTTGGGCGACGAGCCTCAcgctgacgaggaggagcaccgTCAGCGATCCGTGTCCCCCACCAAGGTTGGCGGGGGCAAGAATTTCCAGCCCATGAGAATCTTTGAGGGCCAGGAGCAtcgtgaggaggaggaggagacgccCAAGAACAAGGGCAGCACCTTCATCCGACCCAACCCTCGCAAGTACGAGCACTTTGACTTTGCCGACGGGTCCGACCCGCAGGACCACCCGGAACGCGGCGTGTCGCAAGACGAGCGGCCCAGGTCCAAGCACGACAGCCAGTGGTCCTTCGACGACTTTGTCACCCCCcacaagcccaagcccaccaAGACGTACCGCCACCAGGATGAACGCCACTGGGACAcggaggccaaggacgacgacgaggcgggaaAGCCGGCGGGCAAGGGCCGCCGGGACGCCGAGACGCACTTTGAGCtccaggacgacggcgagcgcctgcCGCACCAGAACCGCCCCGGCACCAGGCCTCGCGGCGCCATGCACAACGAGGGACTCGGCCTGTACAAGAACAAGCTCTTCGATCAGGAGGCGGCCACCCCGGGGCCCAAGCGCGCCTTGGGCAACATCACCAATCTCAAAGATCGCACCAAGGACTTTGATGCCCACTTCGCCATGACGGATgactcgccggcgccggagcctCAGCGGTCCCAGAACGTCCCCGAGGCCCGCATGAAGGCGGTGAAGATGATGGACGCCAACTGGGCCGCCTACGACCAGTCGCCCACCTCGCAGAAGGAGAACCAGCCCCGGGCCAAGACGCAGGAGAACACCAAGATTCACATTGCCGGCGATGGCATGGGTGGCAAGAAGGGCACCGACCGAGACTGGCTCTACGGCGGTGCcaccgaggagaaggagcgcATCCAcatcgcgggcgacggcatgggcggcaagaagggcacCGACCGGAACTGGCTctacggcggcgacgccgaggaagaggtccCCAAGCCCGCACCCTCGCGGAAAGGCAACGCAGCGGCCTCGCAGAAGAGCTTCTGGGACTTTTAG
- a CDS encoding uncharacterized protein (EggNog:ENOG503P581~COG:D~COG:O), with the protein MLIKVRTLTGKEIELDIEMDYKVLFSLFSFCFFDPGRTRCAICSLRKGQEESNREIKDFTGCGFMSFGLTERARAYDSQVSQIKEKVEEKEGIPPVQQRLIHGGKQMTDDKTAAEYNLSAGDTLHLVLALRGGRRC; encoded by the exons ATGTTGATCAA GGTGCGAACGTTGACGGGCAAGGAGATTGAGCTCGACATCGAGATGGACTACAAGGTgcttttctctctcttctcttttTGTTTCTTCGACCCCGGACGAACGCGCTGCGCTATCTGTTCTCTCCGCAAGGGACAGGAAGAAAGCAACCGGGAAATTAAAGACTTTACCGGTTGCGGTTTTATGAGCTTTGGGCTGACtgagcgcgcgcgtgcgtaCGACTCGCAGGTCTCGCAGATCAAGGAaaaggtggaggagaaggaaggcATCCCGCccgtgcagcagcgcctcaTCCACGGCGGCAAGCAAAT GACCGACGATAAGACCGCGGCCGAGTACAACCTCTCGGCAGGCGACACGCTGCACCTGGTGCTCGCGCTCCGCGGCGGGAGACGCTGCTaa
- the PHB2 gene encoding Prohibitin-2, subunit of the prohibitin complex (Phb1p-Phb2p) (COG:O~EggNog:ENOG503NVK6), giving the protein MSGQNNWQEEAMRRLRQMQSRGGYPGGRGGGPQMPRGIGSAAIGGALLAGGALLLSNSLFNVDGGHRAIKYRRISGVSKEIYSEGTHINIPWFETPIVYDVRAKPRNVASLTGTKDLQMVNITCRVLSRPQVDALPQIYRTLGADYDERVLPSIVNEVLKSVVAQFNASQLITQRENVARLVRENLSRRAARFNILLDDVSLTHLAFSPEFTAAVEAKQVAQQEAQRAAFVVDKARQEKQAMVVKAQGEARSAELVGEAIKKNKAYLELKKIENARLIAQQLQEAGSKNRLMLDAEGLGLNVFETTAEKKQ; this is encoded by the exons ATGTCGGGCCAGAACAACtggcaggaggaggcgatgcggcgcctgcgccagATGCAGTCGCGAGGCGGATAccccggcggccggggcggtggCCCCCAGATGCCGAGGGGAATAGGCAGCGCCGCAATCGgtggcgcgctgctcgccggcggcgcgcttctgCTGTCCAACTCGCTCTTCAACGTCGACGGTGGTCATCGGGCTATCAAGTACCGGAGGATAAGCGGCGTGAGCAAGGAGATTTACAGCGAAG GAACGCACATCAACATCCCCTGGTTCGAGACGCCGATTGTGTACGACGTGCGAGCGAAGCCGCGCAACGTGGCGTCCCTGACGGGCACCAAGGACCTGCAGATGGTCAACATCACCTGCCGTGTGCTCTCGCGGCCGCAGGTCGACGCTCTGCCGCAGATCTACCGGACGCTCGGCGCCGACTACGATGAGCGCGTGCTGCCGTCCATTGTCAACGAGGTGCTCAAGAGCGTGGTGGCGCAGTtcaacgccagccagctcaTCACGCAGCGTGAGAACGTGGCGAGGCTGGTGCGCGAGAACCTGTCCCGCCGAGCGGCGCGGTTCAACATTTTGCTGGACGATGTGTCTCTGACG CACCTTGCCTTCTCCCCAGAGttcacggcggcggtcgaggccaagcaggtggcgcagcaggaggcccagcgggcggcgttCGTCGTGGACAAGGCGAGGcaggagaagcaggccaTGGTGGTCAAGGCGCAGGGTGAGGCGCGGtcggccgagctggtgggcgaggccatcaagaagaacaaggccTACCTGGAGCTCAAGAAGATTGAGAACGCGCGACTGattgcgcagcagctgcaggaggcAGGCTCCAAGAACAGGCTGATGCTGGACGCTGAGGGCCTGGGCCTCAATGTATTtgagacgacggcggagaagaagcagtag